In Brevibacillus brevis, a genomic segment contains:
- a CDS encoding acetyl-CoA C-acetyltransferase, producing the protein MKTVIAGGARTPFGKFGGALKALSAVELGAVVIKEALARSGVSGEQVDEVIMGMVVQAGAGQVPSRQAARKAGLPWDVASETINKVCASGMRAVTMGDQIIRAGDGEIIVAGGMESMSNVPYALPDARYGMRMGDATVRDLMMYDGLTCPFDQVPMAVHGSNVADEYGITREEQDRWALRSQQRAARAIESGIFAEEIVPVSIPQRKGDPILVSQDEGPRPDTTLEVLAKLAPVYKKDGTITAGNAPGINDGAAAMVLMSDDKAAQLGIKPLATVLGHAQVGAEAPYIATTPGLAIQKLLKKTGVALEDIDLFEVNEAFAAVTLTSGKIVGWDEEKVNVNGGAIALGHPIGASGARIVLHLAYELKRRGSGLGIAAICSGAAQGDAVLIKVE; encoded by the coding sequence ATGAAAACAGTGATTGCAGGGGGAGCACGTACCCCTTTCGGCAAGTTTGGCGGAGCTTTGAAAGCGTTGTCTGCAGTCGAATTGGGCGCGGTTGTGATCAAGGAAGCGTTGGCGCGCTCCGGAGTGTCCGGAGAGCAGGTCGATGAGGTCATCATGGGCATGGTCGTGCAGGCGGGTGCGGGCCAGGTGCCTTCCCGGCAGGCTGCCCGCAAGGCGGGATTGCCTTGGGACGTGGCCAGCGAGACGATCAACAAAGTGTGCGCTTCGGGGATGCGGGCCGTCACGATGGGGGATCAGATCATCCGTGCGGGAGACGGTGAGATTATCGTGGCCGGCGGGATGGAGAGCATGAGCAATGTTCCGTACGCTTTGCCAGACGCACGGTACGGCATGCGGATGGGGGATGCGACAGTTCGGGATTTGATGATGTACGACGGCCTCACGTGTCCGTTTGACCAGGTGCCGATGGCTGTACATGGCAGCAATGTAGCGGACGAGTACGGTATTACCCGCGAAGAGCAGGACAGATGGGCGCTGCGCAGCCAGCAGCGGGCTGCACGGGCGATCGAGAGCGGGATCTTTGCCGAAGAGATCGTCCCTGTGTCGATTCCACAGCGAAAGGGCGACCCGATCCTCGTCAGCCAGGATGAAGGTCCGCGCCCGGACACCACGCTGGAGGTGCTGGCAAAGCTGGCGCCCGTCTACAAGAAGGACGGGACGATCACGGCAGGCAATGCGCCGGGCATAAACGACGGGGCGGCAGCGATGGTCCTGATGTCGGATGACAAGGCTGCGCAGCTGGGGATCAAACCGCTGGCTACCGTTCTGGGGCACGCCCAGGTCGGAGCGGAGGCACCGTATATTGCGACAACCCCAGGTCTCGCCATTCAAAAGCTGCTGAAAAAGACGGGAGTCGCTCTGGAAGACATCGATCTATTTGAAGTAAACGAGGCATTCGCAGCGGTGACGCTGACCAGCGGCAAGATTGTGGGCTGGGACGAGGAAAAAGTGAATGTGAACGGCGGGGCAATCGCGCTCGGCCATCCGATCGGAGCGAGCGGCGCCAGGATCGTCCTGCACCTCGCCTACGAGCTGAAGCGCCGGGGCAGCGGCCTCGGAATCGCAGCTATCTGCAGCGGAGCCGCACAGGGCGATGCCGTCTTGATTAAAGTGGAGTAA
- a CDS encoding sigma-70 family RNA polymerase sigma factor, producing the protein MRSLELAEKSLDKTKEALFEELIHLYLQKVLRLVYLMVKDRSLAEDITQEVFLRAYKNLGSFRMESSMQTWVYRIAVNEAKRHLRSWSFRHLFFKPQIDLEIVEGIESTVVQNELRIRFARHVMALPYKDRQLILLHYYEEMPAEQIAEVLGVSAGAVYTKLHRARKKLKASWEKEELE; encoded by the coding sequence GTGAGGAGCCTGGAACTCGCGGAAAAGAGCCTGGACAAAACAAAGGAGGCGCTGTTTGAAGAATTGATCCATCTCTATTTGCAGAAGGTGCTGCGACTTGTTTATTTGATGGTCAAAGACCGAAGCCTGGCAGAGGACATCACGCAGGAAGTGTTCCTTCGCGCTTATAAGAATCTCGGCAGCTTTCGCATGGAGAGCTCCATGCAAACATGGGTGTACAGGATCGCCGTCAACGAAGCGAAAAGGCATTTGCGCTCGTGGTCGTTTCGCCATCTTTTTTTCAAACCGCAGATAGATCTGGAAATCGTCGAGGGAATCGAGTCAACCGTTGTGCAAAACGAGCTGCGCATCCGCTTTGCCAGGCACGTCATGGCTTTGCCGTACAAAGACCGCCAGCTGATTCTTTTGCACTATTATGAGGAAATGCCCGCAGAACAAATAGCGGAGGTTCTGGGAGTGTCCGCAGGTGCGGTCTATACAAAGCTGCATCGGGCGCGCAAGAAGCTCAAGGCGTCATGGGAAAAGGAGGAGCTCGAATGA
- a CDS encoding (Fe-S)-binding protein has product MLALINLIAFFLVLAYGLYLAGHVIYTRYLFIKLGKKPDVKDDFGARINLMLDNVIFQKKLLKDKKSGVMHVVMFYGFIILQFGALELIIKGLVKGFELPFGSAHKYFSLMQEVTTFLILAAVGYAFYRRYIEKLKRLKRGFKSGIVLLLISSLMASVLLSLAFEQLWLGHEPSGFAPISSLLAVIFSAIGVGQTGGAVLFYVFWWAHLIILLGFAVYVPQSKHAHLLFAPVNVWFKKLDPPGKLTSINFEDETQEVFGVGKIEDFTQTQLIDLYACVECGRCTNMCPASGTGKMLSPMDLITKMRDHLTEKGAAVTSRTPWMPSFAFAQTTANQIALQSTEVAAASEGAVAIYDKNLIGDVITEQELWACTTCRNCEDQCPVMNEHVEKIIDMRRYLVMTEGSMPAEAQRALNNIERQGNPWGINRKDRTKWIEGLNGEYAVPTVKEAEEFEYLFWVGSMGSYDLRSQKISQAFVKLMHEAGIKFAILGNEEKNSGDTARRIGNEFLFQQLAQENIALFEGYEVKKIVTCDPHAYNTFKNEYPEFGLTAEVYHHSELLAQWVKEGRLKPTKEVRERITYHDSCYLGRYNEIYDKPRVILEAIPGVEVVEMKRSGCDSMCCGAGGGLMWMEEHEGSRVNVTRTEQALEVNPTAIASACPYCLTMMNDGIKTKEQEDSVKTRDVAEILADAI; this is encoded by the coding sequence ATGCTGGCACTCATTAATCTGATCGCCTTTTTTCTGGTGCTCGCTTACGGACTTTATTTGGCCGGACATGTCATCTACACGCGGTATTTGTTCATCAAACTGGGGAAAAAGCCGGACGTGAAGGATGATTTCGGCGCACGCATCAATCTGATGCTGGACAATGTCATCTTTCAAAAGAAGCTCTTGAAGGACAAAAAGAGCGGCGTCATGCACGTGGTGATGTTCTACGGCTTCATCATTTTGCAGTTCGGGGCCCTGGAGCTGATCATCAAGGGACTGGTGAAAGGCTTTGAGCTTCCCTTTGGCAGCGCTCACAAATACTTCAGTCTGATGCAGGAGGTCACGACCTTTCTCATCCTGGCTGCCGTCGGCTACGCGTTTTACCGCCGTTATATCGAAAAGCTGAAACGGCTCAAGCGCGGCTTCAAATCAGGAATTGTGCTGCTTTTGATCTCTTCGCTGATGGCGTCGGTCCTACTCTCTCTCGCATTCGAGCAGCTCTGGCTCGGACATGAGCCGTCCGGGTTCGCTCCGATTTCTTCGCTGCTTGCCGTCATTTTCTCGGCGATCGGCGTCGGACAGACGGGAGGAGCCGTCCTCTTTTACGTATTCTGGTGGGCGCACCTGATCATCCTGCTCGGCTTTGCCGTCTACGTGCCGCAATCCAAGCACGCTCACCTGCTGTTTGCGCCGGTGAACGTCTGGTTCAAAAAGCTCGACCCGCCCGGCAAGCTGACCAGCATCAACTTCGAGGACGAGACGCAGGAAGTATTCGGCGTCGGCAAGATCGAGGACTTCACGCAGACGCAATTGATCGACCTGTACGCCTGTGTGGAGTGCGGACGCTGCACGAATATGTGTCCAGCCTCGGGAACCGGCAAGATGCTGTCCCCGATGGATCTGATCACGAAGATGCGCGACCATTTGACGGAAAAGGGAGCAGCGGTGACATCGCGTACCCCGTGGATGCCGAGCTTTGCCTTTGCGCAGACGACCGCCAATCAAATCGCGCTGCAATCCACGGAAGTGGCGGCTGCTTCTGAAGGCGCTGTCGCCATCTATGACAAAAACTTGATCGGCGATGTCATCACGGAGCAGGAGCTGTGGGCTTGTACCACCTGCCGCAACTGCGAGGACCAATGCCCGGTCATGAACGAGCACGTGGAAAAAATCATCGACATGCGCCGCTATCTCGTCATGACGGAAGGAAGCATGCCGGCGGAAGCGCAGCGGGCGCTGAACAACATCGAGCGCCAGGGCAACCCTTGGGGGATCAACCGCAAAGACCGGACGAAGTGGATCGAAGGGCTGAACGGCGAGTACGCGGTGCCGACGGTGAAAGAAGCGGAGGAGTTCGAGTACCTGTTCTGGGTCGGCTCCATGGGCTCGTACGACCTGCGCAGCCAAAAAATTTCCCAAGCCTTCGTCAAGCTGATGCACGAAGCGGGAATCAAGTTCGCCATTCTCGGCAACGAGGAGAAAAACTCCGGCGACACCGCGCGGCGGATCGGGAACGAGTTTTTGTTTCAGCAGCTCGCGCAGGAAAACATCGCCCTGTTCGAAGGATACGAAGTGAAAAAGATCGTCACGTGCGACCCGCACGCCTACAACACGTTCAAAAACGAATATCCGGAGTTCGGACTTACGGCAGAAGTGTACCACCACTCCGAGCTGCTCGCTCAGTGGGTGAAAGAAGGACGCCTCAAACCGACCAAGGAAGTCAGGGAGCGCATCACGTACCACGATTCCTGTTACCTGGGGCGCTACAATGAGATTTACGACAAGCCGCGAGTCATTCTCGAAGCGATTCCGGGAGTGGAAGTGGTCGAAATGAAGCGCAGCGGCTGCGACAGCATGTGCTGTGGCGCAGGCGGCGGCCTCATGTGGATGGAGGAGCACGAGGGCTCCCGCGTCAACGTGACCCGCACGGAGCAGGCACTGGAAGTCAATCCGACGGCAATCGCCAGCGCGTGCCCGTACTGCCTGACGATGATGAACGACGGGATCAAGACGAAAGAACAGGAAGACAGCGTCAAAACCCGCGATGTTGCGGAAATTTTGGCCGACGCGATATAA